One genomic window of Pirellulales bacterium includes the following:
- a CDS encoding DUF1501 domain-containing protein, protein MPNFTGRSRPGHTGHPWSRREMLQVGYSSMLSVALGPLLGAQARSAASSSSIAGVPRAKGVLFIFLTGGPSHIDTFDMKPAAPAEVRGSFAPIATDVPGIYFCEHLPQLASQASKLAVVRTMHCNPALASHETGTHAMLTGNNDLPPGSSLYASRHDWPCLAAGLDYVRPGTADLPSGVMLPVHMNVSGAPYCGQNAGMLGAKHDPWQLRRDPSDAKYSGDDSLVMPAGLSVSRFDSRRTLLDDIDRQRAGLTAHAAVQQFNGQQRAACDTLLAGRLAKAFSLNDEPSELRDRYGRHMFGQSLLLARRVLQAGVPIVQANMGVAGQWDTHTKNCQGLKQSLLPPLDRAVAALLADMQSLGMLDETLIILTGEFGRTPKLGGNVGTPTFSADGRDHWTQCFTSVFAGCGVHGGRTIGTSDKTAAFPITRAYNPCDLGATVYRALGVDPATEIHDQLGRPLRLNVGQPITPIFTGEEV, encoded by the coding sequence CCGCGTCCTCGTCGTCGATCGCCGGCGTTCCTCGCGCGAAAGGCGTGCTGTTTATCTTCTTGACGGGTGGGCCAAGCCACATCGATACCTTCGATATGAAGCCGGCGGCTCCGGCCGAAGTGCGTGGGTCGTTCGCGCCGATCGCCACCGACGTACCGGGCATTTACTTTTGCGAGCACTTGCCGCAACTGGCGTCGCAGGCAAGCAAGTTGGCGGTTGTTCGCACGATGCACTGCAACCCGGCGCTTGCGTCGCACGAGACGGGCACGCATGCCATGTTGACGGGCAACAACGACCTACCGCCCGGTTCGAGCCTGTACGCTTCTCGGCACGATTGGCCCTGCTTGGCTGCGGGATTGGACTATGTGCGTCCCGGCACGGCCGACTTGCCCAGCGGCGTGATGTTGCCCGTACACATGAACGTAAGCGGCGCCCCGTATTGTGGTCAGAATGCCGGCATGCTGGGGGCCAAACACGATCCCTGGCAGCTGCGCCGCGACCCGAGCGATGCGAAATACTCGGGCGACGACAGCCTGGTAATGCCCGCCGGTTTGTCGGTCTCGCGCTTCGACAGCCGTCGTACTTTGCTCGATGATATCGATCGCCAGCGCGCCGGACTAACGGCACATGCGGCGGTGCAGCAATTTAATGGTCAGCAGCGCGCCGCGTGCGATACGCTGCTGGCCGGACGGCTTGCTAAGGCATTCTCTCTGAATGATGAACCGTCCGAGTTGCGCGACCGCTACGGCCGGCACATGTTCGGACAGTCGTTGTTGCTGGCCCGACGGGTGCTGCAGGCCGGCGTGCCGATCGTCCAGGCTAACATGGGCGTGGCCGGCCAGTGGGATACCCACACAAAAAACTGCCAGGGGCTCAAACAGAGCCTGTTGCCGCCGCTTGATAGGGCGGTGGCCGCGCTGTTGGCCGATATGCAATCGCTAGGAATGCTCGACGAAACGTTGATCATTCTCACCGGCGAATTCGGACGCACGCCCAAGCTGGGTGGGAATGTCGGCACTCCCACCTTCTCGGCCGACGGTCGGGATCATTGGACGCAATGCTTTACATCGGTCTTCGCCGGCTGCGGCGTCCATGGCGGGCGCACCATTGGAACGTCGGACAAGACGGCCGCCTTCCCAATCACGCGGGCATATAACCCCTGCGACCTGGGTGCAACCGTGTACCGTGCGCTGGGCGTGGATCCGGCTACGGAAATCCACGATCAACTCGGCCGGCCCTTGCGATTGAATGTGGGGCAGCCAATCACGCCGATCTTCACGGGAGAGGAAGTATAG